The Pyramidobacter porci genome includes a region encoding these proteins:
- a CDS encoding LacI family DNA-binding transcriptional regulator, whose translation MARVTMADVALEAGVNKGTVSRALRGDRRISAETRRRVWEAAKKLGYELDAVASGLSSKRTGVAAVVLERMDAPWTGEFLGAVSGVLSRCKMELLLFEGGGASPAVNVLRRIEGRKADGLIWFGAPAPELGALEIPVVCVGASPRPGQFSVALERESVSARVRALAERRPVRYRGGPAAVMEFLSELETETGDGEPFVVWDGPKKPPDGERPDLICGDERLARLLRANCLRAPVRELGVLAARVLTNAIRGSGVRPAATLVKTTLVSAAGELILG comes from the coding sequence ATGGCTCGGGTCACGATGGCCGACGTGGCGCTCGAAGCGGGCGTCAACAAAGGCACCGTCAGCCGCGCGCTGCGCGGCGACCGCCGCATTTCCGCGGAGACGCGCCGCCGCGTCTGGGAAGCGGCGAAGAAACTGGGCTACGAACTTGACGCTGTGGCCAGCGGACTTTCCAGCAAGCGCACCGGCGTCGCCGCCGTGGTGTTGGAACGCATGGACGCGCCGTGGACGGGCGAGTTCCTGGGCGCGGTATCCGGCGTGCTGTCGCGCTGCAAAATGGAATTGCTCCTTTTCGAGGGCGGCGGCGCTTCGCCGGCCGTCAACGTGCTGCGCCGCATCGAGGGACGCAAGGCCGACGGGCTGATCTGGTTCGGCGCGCCGGCGCCGGAACTTGGCGCGCTGGAAATCCCCGTGGTGTGCGTCGGAGCGAGCCCCCGCCCCGGCCAATTCAGCGTGGCGCTGGAACGCGAGAGCGTTTCGGCGCGGGTCCGTGCGCTGGCGGAACGTCGTCCCGTGCGCTATCGCGGCGGCCCGGCGGCCGTGATGGAGTTTCTGTCGGAACTGGAAACGGAAACGGGCGACGGCGAACCGTTCGTCGTCTGGGACGGCCCGAAAAAACCGCCCGACGGCGAACGCCCCGATCTAATCTGCGGCGACGAACGGCTGGCGCGCCTGCTGCGCGCCAATTGCCTGCGCGCGCCGGTCAGAGAGCTGGGCGTGCTGGCGGCGCGCGTGCTGACCAACGCGATCCGCGGCAGCGGCGTGCGTCCGGCGGCGACGCTGGTCAAAACGACGCTCGTTTCCGCGGCCGGCGAGCTGATTCTCGGATAA
- a CDS encoding P-loop NTPase gives MSETCNGSCSSCSSAGNCNKIPGPTRQGVGRIIAVGSGKGGVGKSTVSALLAVALNRAGYRVGVLDADVTGPSIPKLLGIDRAPYVENDKIQMPATASGIEVLSVNLLLKDDGAPVVWRGPLISGTIKQFWEDGAWGGLDFAVVDLPPGTADAPLTVMQSIQVDGILAVTMPQSLSTMIVQKQINLGKMMNVPLLGLVENMSYAVCPHCGERWDLFGSSHREEIEKLFSLKTLARIPVDQKLAELGDAGRLEEYENEELMQALTAATVGVKARA, from the coding sequence ATGAGCGAAACGTGTAATGGTTCGTGCAGCAGCTGTTCGTCGGCCGGAAACTGCAATAAGATCCCCGGCCCGACGCGGCAGGGCGTCGGCCGCATCATCGCCGTCGGCAGCGGCAAGGGCGGCGTCGGCAAAAGCACCGTCTCGGCGCTGCTGGCGGTGGCGCTGAACCGCGCCGGCTACCGCGTCGGCGTGCTCGACGCCGACGTGACCGGCCCTTCGATCCCGAAACTGTTGGGCATCGATCGGGCGCCGTACGTGGAGAACGACAAGATCCAAATGCCCGCGACGGCCAGCGGCATCGAAGTGCTTTCCGTCAACCTGCTGCTCAAGGACGACGGCGCGCCCGTCGTCTGGCGCGGCCCGCTGATCAGCGGCACCATCAAGCAGTTCTGGGAGGACGGCGCCTGGGGCGGTCTTGACTTTGCCGTCGTCGACCTGCCGCCGGGGACCGCCGACGCGCCGCTGACGGTCATGCAGAGCATCCAGGTCGACGGCATCCTCGCCGTGACCATGCCGCAGAGCCTGTCGACGATGATCGTGCAGAAGCAGATCAATCTCGGCAAGATGATGAACGTGCCGCTGCTCGGCCTGGTCGAAAACATGTCCTACGCGGTGTGCCCGCACTGCGGCGAACGTTGGGACCTTTTCGGCTCGTCGCACCGCGAGGAGATCGAGAAGCTTTTCAGTCTCAAGACGCTGGCGCGCATCCCCGTCGACCAGAAGCTGGCCGAACTCGGCGACGCGGGGCGCCTCGAGGAATACGAGAACGAAGAACTCATGCAGGCTCTGACCGCCGCTACCGTCGGCGTGAAAGCCCGGGCGTGA
- the trmB gene encoding tRNA (guanosine(46)-N7)-methyltransferase TrmB, with translation MNRGDVILRPTPECRLPAEREGAPRLIEIGFGNGDFLVDLAQKRPEALVYGVEVSHMCLEKALSRVARLKLENVRLLCGDARFLVRECFADNSVERIYMSFPCPWPKERHARRRVTSEGFSGLLASVLKIGGVFEMATDEGWYADEVERILGAHAALKLAERRLNFRRDLTTKYERKWLDMGKDIHHLYIEKTALWSVPRMVEGSVEGMHVRIAPTVPVDLDLLDRTVTGQTGSAQGRHGEDSHWAFRGGFRAADGTLLEETICTDSGYEQKFYVKIVSKPECTLVKLDGVFAPFLTPAVRFAVEDAARRIQAR, from the coding sequence TTGAATCGTGGAGACGTGATCCTCAGGCCGACGCCGGAATGCCGCCTGCCGGCCGAGCGCGAGGGCGCGCCGCGGCTGATCGAGATCGGCTTCGGCAACGGCGATTTTCTCGTCGATCTCGCGCAGAAACGCCCGGAGGCGCTGGTTTACGGCGTGGAAGTTTCCCACATGTGCCTCGAAAAAGCGCTGTCGCGCGTCGCGCGTCTGAAGCTGGAAAACGTGCGCCTGCTGTGCGGCGACGCGCGCTTCCTCGTGCGCGAATGCTTTGCCGATAACTCGGTGGAACGCATTTACATGAGTTTCCCCTGCCCTTGGCCGAAGGAGCGCCATGCGCGCCGCCGCGTCACCTCGGAAGGCTTTTCCGGATTGCTGGCCTCGGTGCTGAAGATCGGCGGCGTCTTCGAGATGGCCACCGACGAGGGCTGGTACGCCGACGAGGTCGAACGGATCCTCGGTGCCCACGCGGCGCTGAAGCTGGCCGAACGCCGCCTCAACTTCCGCCGCGACCTCACCACCAAGTACGAGCGCAAATGGCTGGACATGGGCAAGGACATCCATCATCTTTACATCGAAAAAACGGCGCTTTGGAGCGTGCCGCGAATGGTAGAAGGGAGCGTGGAGGGCATGCACGTAAGAATCGCGCCGACGGTGCCGGTCGATCTCGATCTTCTCGACCGGACGGTAACGGGGCAAACGGGCAGCGCGCAGGGGCGCCACGGCGAGGACTCACACTGGGCTTTCCGCGGCGGTTTTCGCGCCGCCGACGGCACGCTGCTGGAAGAGACGATCTGCACCGACTCCGGCTACGAGCAGAAGTTTTACGTCAAAATCGTCAGCAAGCCGGAGTGTACGCTGGTCAAGCTGGACGGCGTTTTCGCCCCGTTTCTGACGCCGGCGGTGCGCTTCGCCGTCGAGGATGCGGCGCGAAGGATCCAGGCGCGGTGA
- a CDS encoding RsmD family RNA methyltransferase: MKEVRPTTGKTLGALFSILGPLSGMSFLDLFSGTGRVAKEARARGASVVTVELLRDRAAEIRRALGEENHIALCMDVRRALNWLEKRELSFDVIFADPPYEMKWMSELPRLLGAHAGLLKPGGTVILERAERESLDLADSPWELADERRYGVSVLDFLKLKEVSDVQA, encoded by the coding sequence GTGAAGGAGGTCAGGCCGACCACGGGCAAAACGCTGGGGGCCCTGTTCAGCATCCTCGGGCCTCTGTCGGGCATGAGCTTTCTCGATCTGTTCTCCGGCACCGGCCGGGTGGCGAAGGAGGCGCGCGCCCGCGGCGCGTCCGTCGTCACGGTGGAACTGCTGCGCGACCGGGCGGCGGAGATCCGCCGCGCGCTGGGCGAAGAAAATCACATCGCCCTCTGCATGGATGTGCGCCGGGCGCTGAACTGGCTGGAAAAACGCGAGCTGAGCTTCGACGTGATTTTCGCCGATCCGCCCTACGAGATGAAGTGGATGAGCGAGCTGCCGCGGCTCCTCGGCGCTCACGCCGGGCTGCTGAAGCCCGGCGGCACGGTGATCCTCGAGCGCGCCGAACGCGAGTCGCTCGACCTGGCGGATTCGCCCTGGGAACTGGCGGACGAGCGGCGCTACGGCGTTTCGGTGCTCGATTTCCTCAAACTGAAGGAGGTCTCCGATGTACAGGCATAA
- the coaD gene encoding pantetheine-phosphate adenylyltransferase, with product MYRHKAVYPGSFDPITNGHVFIAERAAALFDELEVSVLINSDKKGAFAIDERVDMAREALKHLSNVTVNSFSGLLVDFLRQRKSSIVIRGLRALSDFEYEFQMALMNRQLAPEIETLFIVTDAKYSFLSSHTIKDVFQLGGEVRNLVPPYVHRRLVERFHSGAKAGAVPAKS from the coding sequence ATGTACAGGCATAAGGCGGTTTATCCCGGTTCCTTCGACCCGATCACGAACGGTCACGTATTCATCGCCGAACGCGCGGCGGCGCTGTTCGACGAACTTGAGGTCTCGGTCCTGATCAATTCCGACAAAAAAGGAGCCTTCGCGATCGACGAACGGGTCGATATGGCTCGCGAGGCTCTCAAACACCTTTCCAACGTGACGGTGAACTCTTTCTCCGGACTGCTGGTGGATTTTCTGCGCCAGCGCAAAAGCAGCATCGTCATCCGCGGCCTGCGGGCGCTGTCCGACTTCGAGTACGAGTTTCAGATGGCGCTGATGAACCGTCAGCTGGCGCCGGAGATCGAAACGCTGTTCATCGTCACCGACGCCAAATATTCGTTCCTTTCCAGCCATACCATCAAGGACGTGTTCCAGCTCGGCGGCGAGGTGCGCAACCTCGTGCCGCCCTACGTGCACCGCCGCCTGGTGGAACGCTTTCACAGCGGCGCCAAAGCCGGCGCCGTTCCGGCGAAAAGCTAA
- a CDS encoding tRNA(Met) cytidine acetate ligase: MRKIIGIVAEYNPFHRGHRYQLEEIKKRNGDAAIVSVLSSNFLQRGVPALLDKWERAHAAVRCGVDLALELPLPFCCNNAGVFAGGAVALLKAAGVVEAISFGMEDETDLLGAISAILVQEPPAFKAILQNFLKKGSSYAQARAEAADRFCPGGGALLGKPNNTLAVAYAEAALRQRAGFELLPVRRAGAGYNDRSEGEIMSATGIREALLNGRMESACRAMPDESAAILRKNIAAGRCCLDWEPLWQALRLLLMRATSAELARYAEVSEGVENRFLDQFPRCESFEELAERVATRRYPRTRVRRQLMSLLLNVSEADNQLFQRHGPAYIRPLAMNNRGRELLRLMRKKSSLPVITKPAGLHGDDYAQKIMALEFRGAALWESLVPRPDWEREKKAVPLILDD; the protein is encoded by the coding sequence ATGAGAAAAATCATCGGCATCGTCGCCGAATACAACCCCTTTCATCGAGGCCATCGGTATCAGCTCGAGGAAATAAAAAAAAGAAACGGCGATGCGGCCATCGTCTCCGTTTTGTCGTCGAACTTCCTGCAGCGGGGCGTGCCCGCACTGCTGGACAAATGGGAACGCGCCCACGCCGCGGTGCGCTGCGGCGTCGATCTGGCGCTCGAGCTGCCGCTGCCTTTCTGCTGCAACAACGCCGGCGTTTTCGCCGGCGGCGCCGTGGCGCTGCTGAAAGCGGCGGGCGTCGTCGAAGCGATTTCCTTCGGCATGGAAGACGAAACGGATCTGCTCGGCGCAATCTCTGCTATTTTAGTTCAGGAACCTCCGGCTTTCAAGGCTATTTTACAGAATTTCTTAAAAAAAGGATCCTCTTACGCCCAAGCGAGGGCCGAGGCGGCCGACCGGTTTTGTCCCGGCGGCGGCGCGCTGTTGGGCAAGCCGAACAACACGCTGGCCGTCGCTTACGCGGAAGCGGCGCTGCGCCAGAGGGCCGGTTTCGAACTGCTGCCGGTGCGGCGCGCCGGCGCCGGGTACAACGACCGCAGCGAAGGCGAGATCATGAGCGCCACGGGGATCCGCGAAGCGCTTCTGAACGGGCGGATGGAGAGCGCGTGCCGCGCCATGCCGGACGAAAGCGCGGCCATCCTTCGAAAAAATATCGCCGCCGGACGCTGCTGCCTCGACTGGGAACCGCTCTGGCAGGCGCTGCGGCTGCTGCTCATGCGCGCCACAAGCGCGGAACTGGCGCGATACGCCGAGGTGAGCGAAGGCGTCGAGAACCGCTTTCTCGACCAGTTTCCGCGCTGCGAGAGCTTCGAGGAACTGGCCGAACGGGTGGCCACGCGACGCTATCCGCGCACGCGCGTCCGCCGTCAGCTCATGAGCCTGCTGCTGAACGTCAGCGAGGCGGACAACCAGCTCTTTCAGCGCCACGGCCCCGCCTACATCCGTCCGCTGGCGATGAACAACCGCGGCCGCGAACTGCTGCGCCTGATGCGCAAAAAAAGTTCGCTGCCGGTGATCACGAAACCCGCGGGGCTGCACGGCGACGACTACGCCCAAAAGATCATGGCGCTAGAATTCCGCGGCGCGGCGCTGTGGGAAAGTCTTGTGCCCCGCCCCGACTGGGAGCGAGAGAAGAAGGCCGTGCCGCTGATCCTCGACGATTAG
- a CDS encoding acetate/propionate family kinase → MKILVINCGSSSLKYQVFDMDNESVLAKGLVERIGIDGSRLKHTKIGMDAVVTEAAIPDHKVAVDLVLKSLLDAKVGVLKSLDELGAVGHRVVHGGEEFASSVKITPAVMNALKRCAPLAPLHNPANIIGIEAITAALPSVPQVGVFDTAFHQTMPDYAFRYAVPERYYKEDHVRRYGFHGTSHRFVSARCAEILGRPIEELKIITCHLGNGSSLAAVAHGKVVDTSMGFTPLPGVVMGTRCGDVDPSVVTFIAQREGAEKTDTILNKESGLFGVSGVSADLRDVEEGMNKGDAKCALAYKMLTYSVKKYIGAYAAAMGGVDAIVFTAGIGENSATTRQMVTEGLEFLGVKMDYSKNNFRGEERVISAPDSKVKVIVIPTNEELVIARDTKKMAF, encoded by the coding sequence ATGAAGATTCTCGTTATCAACTGCGGCAGCTCCTCTCTGAAGTATCAGGTCTTCGACATGGACAACGAGTCCGTGCTTGCTAAGGGGCTGGTCGAGCGCATCGGCATCGACGGTTCCCGCCTCAAGCACACCAAGATCGGCATGGACGCGGTGGTGACCGAGGCCGCGATTCCCGATCACAAGGTGGCTGTCGATCTCGTCCTCAAGTCGTTGCTCGATGCCAAAGTCGGCGTGCTCAAGAGCCTTGACGAGCTGGGCGCCGTCGGGCACCGCGTTGTCCACGGCGGCGAAGAGTTCGCCAGCTCCGTAAAAATCACGCCTGCTGTGATGAACGCCCTGAAGCGCTGTGCGCCTCTTGCACCTCTTCACAACCCCGCCAACATCATCGGCATCGAGGCGATCACGGCCGCGTTGCCGTCGGTCCCTCAGGTCGGCGTTTTCGACACGGCGTTCCATCAGACCATGCCCGACTACGCTTTCCGCTATGCCGTGCCGGAAAGATATTACAAGGAAGACCACGTGCGCCGCTACGGCTTTCACGGCACCAGCCACCGTTTCGTGTCGGCCCGTTGCGCCGAAATTCTCGGCCGTCCCATCGAAGAGTTGAAGATCATCACCTGCCACCTCGGCAACGGCAGCTCGCTGGCCGCCGTGGCCCACGGCAAGGTCGTCGACACCTCCATGGGCTTCACGCCGCTTCCCGGCGTCGTCATGGGCACTCGCTGCGGCGACGTGGATCCGAGCGTTGTCACCTTTATCGCCCAGAGAGAAGGCGCGGAAAAAACTGACACGATCCTCAACAAGGAGAGCGGTCTGTTTGGAGTTTCCGGAGTTTCCGCCGACCTTCGCGACGTCGAAGAAGGCATGAACAAGGGCGACGCCAAGTGCGCTCTGGCTTACAAAATGCTGACCTACAGCGTCAAAAAGTATATCGGCGCTTATGCCGCGGCCATGGGCGGCGTCGATGCCATCGTTTTCACGGCCGGCATCGGCGAGAACAGCGCCACCACCCGCCAAATGGTCACCGAAGGCCTTGAATTCCTCGGCGTGAAGATGGATTATTCCAAGAACAACTTCCGCGGCGAGGAGCGCGTCATCAGCGCGCCCGATTCCAAGGTCAAAGTCATCGTCATTCCCACCAACGAAGAGTTGGTCATCGCCCGCGACACCAAAAAGATGGCTTTCTGA
- a CDS encoding YceD family protein: MALTERPKDWHFVVPLPEAKDSQHRFSQVWTLDLKEPLSCGAQEFPFPSPVEVSVKTQRTPEGADVLIGITGEVATECRRCCAPLTVAIQQEFMYSYILQSEDVGKVQEEEELFDDSNRVVLPVPWLGSGIDVTDLVWECLVVALPLYATCPEGCIEIDSLLPAEDRMDPRFLILADLMDEEKQKGGK; the protein is encoded by the coding sequence ATGGCACTGACCGAACGGCCGAAGGACTGGCATTTCGTTGTGCCTTTGCCGGAAGCGAAAGACTCACAGCACAGGTTCTCTCAGGTCTGGACGTTGGATCTGAAAGAGCCCCTGTCCTGCGGCGCTCAGGAATTCCCCTTCCCCAGTCCCGTCGAAGTCTCCGTGAAAACGCAGCGGACTCCTGAGGGTGCCGACGTTTTAATCGGGATCACTGGAGAAGTTGCTACCGAATGTCGTAGATGTTGCGCGCCTTTAACGGTTGCAATTCAACAGGAATTCATGTATTCTTACATCTTGCAGTCAGAAGATGTGGGAAAAGTACAGGAAGAAGAGGAATTATTCGACGATTCCAACAGGGTCGTGCTACCCGTTCCGTGGCTCGGCAGCGGTATTGACGTGACCGATCTCGTGTGGGAATGCCTTGTGGTGGCTTTGCCGCTTTACGCGACGTGCCCTGAAGGATGCATTGAGATCGATTCGCTTCTCCCCGCCGAGGATCGAATGGATCCGCGTTTCCTGATTCTGGCAGATTTAATGGATGAAGAAAAGCAAAAAGGAGGGAAATGA
- the rpmF gene encoding 50S ribosomal protein L32, giving the protein MATPKMKVSHRRTHMRFAHWLGEKTAPSMTACSHCGEMIPTYSACPVCGYYRGRKVLKVAADKAETAAKAE; this is encoded by the coding sequence ATGGCAACCCCGAAGATGAAAGTGTCCCACCGCAGGACCCACATGCGCTTTGCCCATTGGCTGGGCGAAAAGACCGCGCCCAGCATGACGGCCTGCTCTCATTGCGGCGAGATGATCCCGACCTACAGCGCCTGCCCTGTCTGCGGTTATTACCGCGGCCGCAAGGTGCTCAAGGTCGCCGCCGACAAGGCCGAAACCGCAGCGAAAGCCGAATAA
- the fapR gene encoding transcription factor FapR yields the protein MSLKNGKLKRHEKLFALIEQNPLYTDEDLARLLKVSLSTIRLDRALMGVPELRERTRQMAERAVSRLRSLKQEEFIGELLGLEPNVWALSMLLTTKEMAFRHTDQVWDQYIYAQASTLAIAVVEADMVVVQTFRGRYSAPAVVGDRLVARAKVGVHEGDKYIVSVHTNVGEREIYVGRFIVRALSSGEESTVSAVRGNEG from the coding sequence ATGTCACTGAAAAATGGCAAGTTGAAGCGCCACGAAAAGTTATTCGCGCTGATAGAACAGAATCCTCTCTATACCGATGAAGACCTCGCCCGGCTGCTGAAAGTGAGCCTCAGTACGATCCGGCTTGACCGCGCGCTTATGGGCGTGCCGGAACTGCGCGAACGCACCCGTCAGATGGCCGAGCGGGCTGTCAGTCGCCTGCGTTCTCTGAAGCAGGAGGAATTCATCGGCGAACTTCTGGGGCTGGAGCCAAACGTGTGGGCGCTGTCCATGCTTCTGACCACCAAGGAAATGGCTTTTCGGCATACCGATCAAGTCTGGGATCAATATATCTACGCTCAAGCAAGCACGTTGGCGATTGCCGTAGTAGAAGCCGACATGGTTGTCGTGCAGACGTTCCGCGGCCGGTACAGCGCTCCTGCGGTTGTCGGAGACCGACTGGTGGCCCGGGCAAAAGTGGGCGTCCATGAAGGCGACAAGTACATTGTGAGCGTCCATACCAACGTAGGGGAGCGGGAGATCTATGTGGGGCGCTTTATCGTGCGGGCTCTGTCGAGCGGAGAAGAAAGTACGGTTTCAGCCGTGCGGGGGAACGAGGGATAA
- the plsX gene encoding phosphate acyltransferase PlsX — MIIAVDAMGGDHGASAVCPGVIEACNRNSDLEIALIGDKTVIEPYLDKADGSVRSRIHVVHAEEVVDPNESPAKAIRCKKHSSMRIAMEMVRSGEAKGCVSSGSTGAIVAGGVLVVGRLKGIDRPGLGILLPTKKPVFLLDAGATVRCKPLNLVQFSLMGSVYMKDVEKLSSSPRVCLLSNGSEEIKGDDVIVAARERLRASDDLNFGGYVEANRVPMGDADVVVCDGFSGNVMLKSFEGLIKFCRGLVKETIQESWLAKAGALLLYPSMKRLGARVDYQRYGGSALMGVNGAVIKAHGRSKAPAIANAIGVAYSFVERNALERIREDIAQELEKVAAEETLC; from the coding sequence ATGATCATTGCCGTAGACGCCATGGGCGGCGATCACGGCGCTTCTGCCGTTTGTCCTGGTGTCATCGAAGCATGCAATAGAAACAGCGATCTCGAAATCGCTTTGATTGGGGATAAAACCGTCATTGAACCCTATCTGGACAAAGCTGACGGCAGCGTCCGAAGCCGCATTCACGTGGTCCATGCCGAGGAAGTGGTCGATCCGAACGAGTCGCCCGCGAAGGCGATCCGCTGCAAAAAGCATTCCAGCATGCGCATCGCTATGGAAATGGTCCGGTCGGGCGAGGCCAAGGGCTGCGTTTCCTCCGGCAGCACCGGTGCGATCGTGGCCGGCGGCGTGCTTGTGGTCGGTCGTCTGAAAGGCATCGACCGGCCCGGCCTGGGGATCCTGCTTCCCACGAAGAAGCCGGTGTTCCTTCTCGACGCCGGAGCCACCGTGCGCTGCAAGCCGCTGAATCTGGTGCAGTTTTCGCTGATGGGTTCCGTCTACATGAAGGACGTGGAAAAGCTCTCCTCGTCGCCGCGGGTCTGCTTGCTTTCCAATGGTTCCGAAGAGATCAAGGGCGACGACGTCATCGTGGCGGCTCGCGAACGACTGCGCGCCAGCGACGACCTGAATTTCGGCGGTTATGTCGAAGCCAACCGCGTTCCCATGGGCGATGCGGACGTCGTGGTTTGCGACGGTTTTTCCGGCAACGTCATGCTCAAGTCCTTTGAAGGATTGATCAAGTTCTGCAGGGGACTGGTCAAAGAAACCATCCAGGAGTCCTGGCTGGCGAAAGCCGGCGCGCTGCTGCTGTATCCTTCCATGAAGAGACTTGGCGCGCGCGTCGATTATCAGCGCTACGGCGGTTCCGCGCTGATGGGCGTGAACGGTGCGGTGATCAAAGCTCACGGGCGTTCCAAAGCGCCCGCCATCGCCAACGCCATTGGCGTGGCCTACAGCTTTGTGGAACGTAACGCGCTGGAACGTATCCGTGAGGATATTGCACAGGAACTGGAAAAAGTTGCTGCCGAGGAGACTTTGTGCTGA
- a CDS encoding nitronate monooxygenase encodes MLGKEITELLGIKHPVIQGAMAWIANAELAAAVSNAGGLGIIAAGATPPELLEKELLKIRELTDKPYGMNIMLMSPTAPAAVELAAKYRIKVITTGAGNPGKVIERLRPLGAIVMPVVASTAVAIRAVRQGAQAVVAEGMEAGGHIGELTTMVLTPLVAQAVKVPVVCAGGIVDGRGMAAAFSLGAKGVQVGTRFVCSKECTVHPDYKQELVRAKERCTAVTGASTGHPVRCIANKLTKEFLDLEYNHAPVAEIEKLGTGRLRAAVIDGDMERGSVMAGQSAALVGDIRSCADIIESMVAEAKTILKDLETNA; translated from the coding sequence ATGCTCGGTAAGGAAATCACGGAACTTTTGGGAATTAAACATCCTGTGATCCAAGGGGCTATGGCTTGGATCGCCAATGCGGAACTGGCCGCTGCGGTCAGCAATGCAGGCGGCCTTGGTATCATCGCCGCAGGAGCGACGCCGCCCGAGCTGCTGGAGAAAGAATTGCTCAAGATTCGCGAGTTGACCGACAAGCCCTACGGCATGAACATCATGCTTATGTCGCCGACGGCTCCCGCTGCGGTGGAGCTGGCCGCCAAGTATCGCATCAAAGTCATTACGACCGGCGCCGGCAACCCCGGCAAAGTGATCGAGCGATTAAGACCTCTTGGGGCGATCGTCATGCCCGTCGTCGCTTCCACGGCGGTGGCGATCCGCGCCGTCCGTCAGGGCGCGCAGGCCGTAGTGGCCGAGGGCATGGAAGCCGGCGGGCATATCGGCGAGCTGACGACCATGGTGCTCACGCCCCTCGTGGCTCAAGCGGTGAAAGTTCCCGTTGTCTGCGCCGGCGGCATCGTCGACGGCCGCGGCATGGCGGCCGCTTTCTCTCTGGGGGCCAAGGGAGTTCAGGTGGGAACGCGCTTCGTTTGTTCCAAGGAATGCACGGTGCATCCCGATTACAAACAGGAACTTGTCAGGGCGAAGGAACGCTGCACCGCGGTGACCGGCGCCAGCACGGGGCATCCCGTGCGCTGCATCGCCAACAAGCTGACGAAGGAATTTCTCGATCTCGAGTACAATCACGCTCCGGTAGCCGAGATCGAAAAGTTGGGCACAGGCCGTCTCCGTGCCGCCGTCATCGACGGCGACATGGAACGGGGGTCCGTCATGGCCGGTCAGTCGGCTGCGCTGGTCGGAGACATCCGTTCCTGTGCCGATATCATCGAAAGCATGGTCGCCGAGGCCAAAACTATTCTCAAGGACTTGGAAACCAACGCTTAA
- the fabD gene encoding ACP S-malonyltransferase, whose protein sequence is MKYAIVFPGQGSQAVGMGKELCGVSTAAKETFAEADEALGFSLSDIIFNGPEDKLVLTAYTQPAILAMSIAVFRALQEKGVTLDPAFVAGHSLGEYTALVASGVLSLADGVRLVHKRGSFMQEAVPRGVGAMAAILGLEADAVRAVCAEAAQGEVCEAANYNTPVQIVISGHTAAVERAVALASAKGAKRSVMLNVSAPFHCSLMRPVADRLAAEMEKCVWNPGRCPLVANVSAQPVSDVSAIRDGLYAQTYSPVRWTESVQTMAARGVEGFIEVGPGKVLAGTVKKIARQAAVLNVEQPADLEQVVPFIERKAEA, encoded by the coding sequence ATGAAGTATGCGATCGTTTTTCCCGGCCAGGGCTCTCAGGCCGTTGGCATGGGAAAGGAACTGTGCGGCGTTTCCACGGCGGCAAAAGAGACTTTCGCCGAAGCTGACGAGGCTCTCGGATTTTCCCTCAGCGACATCATCTTCAACGGCCCCGAGGACAAGCTGGTCTTGACGGCCTACACTCAGCCCGCTATTTTGGCGATGTCCATCGCCGTGTTCCGCGCGCTTCAGGAAAAAGGCGTGACGTTGGATCCCGCTTTTGTAGCCGGGCACAGCCTCGGCGAGTACACGGCCCTCGTCGCCAGCGGCGTGCTGTCGCTGGCCGACGGCGTGCGCCTTGTGCACAAGCGAGGATCCTTCATGCAGGAGGCCGTGCCTCGAGGCGTGGGAGCCATGGCGGCGATCCTCGGACTTGAAGCCGACGCGGTCCGCGCCGTCTGCGCAGAAGCCGCTCAGGGGGAAGTCTGCGAAGCGGCGAATTACAATACGCCGGTGCAGATCGTCATCTCCGGCCATACGGCCGCGGTGGAGCGCGCCGTCGCGCTGGCTTCCGCAAAAGGCGCCAAGCGTTCCGTGATGCTGAACGTGAGCGCTCCGTTCCACTGCTCGCTGATGCGCCCTGTGGCGGACCGTCTGGCGGCCGAAATGGAAAAGTGCGTTTGGAATCCTGGGCGCTGCCCGCTGGTCGCCAACGTTTCCGCCCAACCGGTCAGCGACGTTTCCGCGATTCGCGACGGACTGTACGCTCAGACGTACAGCCCCGTCAGATGGACCGAAAGCGTGCAGACCATGGCCGCTCGGGGCGTGGAAGGATTCATTGAAGTGGGCCCCGGCAAAGTGCTGGCCGGCACGGTCAAAAAGATCGCCCGTCAGGCCGCGGTGCTCAACGTGGAACAGCCGGCCGATCTTGAGCAGGTCGTCCCCTTTATAGAGCGAAAGGCGGAAGCATAG